The sequence GCAGTTGTGGGCCGCCACCGGCCTGCCGTACGCCGGCCTGGTCGACCGGCTGATCCAGCTCGCGCTGCGCCGGCCCGCGGGCCTGCGGTGACTACTCGGGGATGCTCGACTTGACCGGCCCGGCGAGGTCGACCAGCACCGCCCCGGGCTGGTGGTCCTTCCCGATCGTCACCTCGACGTACGCCACGCGGTTGGTGGACGTGAACAGCGCCGGTCGGCGCGGGTCCTGGAACCAGCCGACGCCGTTGATGTCGGCGACCTCCGCCGTCGGCTCCATCGCGGCCGGCCGGGGCACGCCGCAGCGCAGGGCGATCTGGCCGTCGCCCCAGACCGCGACGTACGGCGAGGGGGGTTCGGAGTCGGTCCGGTCGAGCCCGTCGAGCGTCTTCGGCAGCGCGGCGTCGAGCGTGCGGCAGGCCGCGGCCGCCTCGCCGGCCGG comes from Microbispora sp. ZYX-F-249 and encodes:
- a CDS encoding DUF3515 domain-containing protein, producing MRKAKGPVGTTPGVAIVAALALLAGCSSTVHVEPPTPAGEAAAACRTLDAALPKTLDGLDRTDSEPPSPYVAVWGDGQIALRCGVPRPAAMEPTAEVADINGVGWFQDPRRPALFTSTNRVAYVEVTIGKDHQPGAVLVDLAGPVKSSIPE